Sequence from the Numida meleagris isolate 19003 breed g44 Domestic line chromosome 2, NumMel1.0, whole genome shotgun sequence genome:
ATATTTTACAGTCAAGTTTCTGCCCaatccaattttattttttacatccAGCAATGAGGATGCAGATACATATAATGGAATTTTAGAATGATTTGAATTGAGagggaccttaaatatcatctagtttcaacacACCTGTCATGGCCAGGGACACCTTATGCTAGATCAGGTGAATGTACATCTCAGTTGGTTTAAATACCACATTCTCTCTGTTGCTCTTGAACTGTCCTTCCTACTGCAGCCATCTGCCATGGACTTGGATCAGTTTAGTTTATTTCTACATGTCAACAACCAGAGACGCTAGGAGCAGGGTCAAAAATGAGGTGCACGGTGGTTTTTTGTTAAGACAGAATGTAAGTTCACTTGTAGAAAAACAGATATCCCGTTCCTATGGGCGTCCAAGTTACAATGGCTGCCAGACCGCTCCCAGCAAAAGCTGTTCTTTAGCAGCAGGGTTAAGTTTCATGCCGGCCCTCTGCATTCCTGAACCGGGAGCCTTGCATGGACAGGTCTGACAGCACCAGCTGAAACAGCATCATACTGCTTGAAAGTGGCTGTTGGCTTTATCGTGGCTGTCCTCCAGTTTCTGCTTGTTTTAAGAGTCTGAACCatggaaagattatttttgtgCTTCAAAGGTGTCAAAACGTAGCTCAGCAGGCCTGAGCTAGAAATACAAGGCTGGAAGGTGCTGCTAAAACGCAGCAGTGCGTGCTCCGCTGTTGTAGCAGACAAGTAAAGGCACGAGCCCCAGCAGGTGCAGAAGCAGCTCGGTGCAAATTATTTGCGGTTCCTGATTTCTAGCTGTCCCCCGCCGCGGCCCCCCGCGCTGCCTTCCCACCCCCGTCCCCGTCCCGCGGGCGCTGCCCGCCGCCGAGGGGCGGCTCCGCCGTCGGCCCTCGGGTGTCAGACCCGCGGCGGGAGACAATGCCGcagccccgccccgctcccgcgCTCCCATTGGCTGCGCGCCGCTGCCGCGTGACGTCACCGAGGGGCGGCGCGCAGCGCCCGATTTAAGGCGCGGAGCGGGGCGCGGCCGCTGCAGCGCGGAGAGCGGGAGGTGACGGAGCGGGGATTGCGCGGACGCCGGCATCATGCGTGAGATCGTGCACATTCAGGCCGGGCAGTGTGGCAACCAGATCGGCGCCAAGGTACGGGCCGCCGCCCCGCTGAGTGCACGGGGGAGGTCTGCCACGTGTTCGCGCGTGCCGATATTCGTGCGTCCCAAAGCGGGGCTCTCCCGCTGGGTTCCCCCGTCCCCGGGCAGCGCGGTTCCGTTCGGCTCCTCCTTGCCGTCGGCTCCCGGTTGAGGTGCTGTGGTTCTGCGGTGCGGGCGTGGCGCGGCTCCGAGGCGGCgggggaggggcggggggaACAGTTCTGCTCGCCGCCGCCTCCGTGGGCTGCGGGGTCCCGGGGCGCCGGTGCCACACCCCGGCACCGTGGGGCGGCTGCAGATCTCCATGCGCTGCGGGGCGGTGGTCGGGGGGGGCGGGGCTGCGGTGACGCCCCTATCCCTCTTCTGGTTCCTGCAGTTCTGGGAGGTCATCAGTGATGAGCACGGTATCGATCCTACCGGCAGCTACCATGGGGACAGTGACCTGCAGCTGGAGAGGATCAACGTGTACTACAATGAAGCCACAGGTAACTGCTGCTTGGAGTGggtttcctcctttctcttccctgggaggggctgggggaCCTCAGATGTGTGTCCTGCTGTGAGAGCTGTGCGCAGTATGTGGTTTCCTGGCACAGCCCTATAGCTGCCTTGTGTTTTAGCTCCTGATTTGCTCCTAAGAATGCCCTTGTGCCATGGGTGGTGACATAGAGGGAGGCTGAagggagcacagcagtgctgttgtggctgcagggctgtaaTGCTGGTGCTGGTTCCTCCTGCAGGTAACAAGTACGTTCCCCGTGCCATCCTGGTTGACCTGGAGCCCGGCACAATGGACTCGGTGCGCTCCGGCCCCTTCGGACAGATCTTCCGNGCAGCGCGGAGAGCGGGAGGTGACGGAGCGGGGATTGCGCGGACGCCGGCATCATGCGTGAGATCGTGCACATCCAGGCCGGGCAGTGCGGCAACCAGATCGGCGCCAAGGTACGGGCCGCCTCTCGGCTGCCCGGCGAGGGTCGTTGCGGCCGGCGTCAGGGTGCAGCACGCGGCCCCGCCGGTGTTACCGCGCCCGAAGCGGGGCTGCCCCGGGGCTCCGTGCCCGCTGGGACGTTCCTGGGCTCGAGGCCGTGGCTGCCCTGCATGCAGCCGTCGTGCTGAGCCGCCTCGTAGCCGCGCGTACGGCTCCAGGGGGAGATGGGCGCGGTGTCAGAGCCAGCCCCGGGTGCGTGCAGGGGCTGCTGTCGTCTTAAGCGATGACGCTGCCATGTCAGTAGAACAGCATAGCGGGTCTAGGCGGTCTTAAGCCGCGGCTAAACAATAGAGGAGTATCAAATCGATGAGCACGCGAGTATTGTCACCCTGTGGTTGTGTgctaaaaatgaatttactcgaattccagtgctgcagctgcccgTCTGCCCTCCTCTGCTCAGCGCTGCTTCTGTTAATTCAGCTGCCACGGCCAAAGGAAACTCTTCGGCACTGACTCATGGAGGTGCAGCTTCCTCCCGGACAGCTGCTCAACCATGCTAGGGAGTGGTCGGGGACGCCGTGTGCACAGGCTGCTAGCATGTGTGATTGGCACTGGCCAGCTGCAGTTAACAACCGCCCTTTCACAaaaatttcttccagttctgGGAGGTCATCAGTGATGAGCATGGGATTGACCCCACCGGCAGCTACCATGGGGACAGTGACCTGCAGCTGGAGAGGATCAACGTGTACTACAATGAAGCTGCCGGTAAGTTTGTCTGCATCCTCCGACACCGTAAATAAATCAGGCAGAAATGCCAGATCATCGTAGCTggaaaaatacctgaaaaagaGCTGTCATCTACTAGCGACTTCTAAAAGAGCTTTGTTCTCAGAATGGCTCTGATAGCACTGCAGTGTTGATCAGCGCAACTCTCCAGTGAATTATGGAGAAGCTGAagggagcacagcagtgctgttgtggctgcagggctgtaaCACCGGTGCTGGTTCCTCCCGCAGGTAACAAGTACGTTCCCCGTGCCATCCTGGTTGACCTGGAGCCCGGCACAATGGACTCGGTGCGCTCCGGCCCCTTCGGACAGATCTTCCGNNNNNNNNNNNNNNNNNNNNNNNNNNNNNNNNNNNNNNNNNNNNNNNNNNNNNNNNNNNNNNNNNNNNNNNNNNNNNNNNNNNNNNNNNNNNNNNNNNNNNNNNNNNNNNNNNNNNNNNNNNNNNNNNNNNNNNNNNNNNNNNNNNNNNNNNNNNNNNNNNNNNNNNNNNNNNNNNNNNNNNNNNNNNNNNNNNNNNNNNNNNNNNNNNNNNNNNNNNNNNNNNNNNNNNNNNNNNNNNNNNNNNNNNNNNNNNNNNNNNNNNNNNNNNNNNNNNNNNNNNNNNNNNNNNNNNNNNNNNNNNNNNNNNNNNNNNNNNNNNNNNNNNNNNNNNNNNNNNNNNNNNNNNNNNNNNNNNNNNNNNNNNNNNNNNNNNNNNNNNNNNNNNNNNNNNNNNNNNNNNNNNNNNNNNNNNNNNNNNNNNNNNNNNNNNNNNNNNNNNNNNNNNNNNNNNNNNNNNNNNNNNNNNNNNNNNNNNNNNNNNNNNNNNNNNNNNNNNNNNNNNNNNNNNNNNNNNNNNNNNNNNNNNNNNNNNNNNNNNNNNNNNNNNNNNNNNNNNNNNNNNNNNNNNNNNNNNNNNNNNNNNNNNNNNNNNNNNNNNNNNNNNNNNNNNNNNNNNNNNNNNNNNNNNNNNNNNNNNNNNNNNNNNNNNNNNNNNNNNNNNNNNNNNNNNNNNNNNNNNNNNNNNNNNNNNNNNNNNNNNNNNNNNNNNNNNNNNNNNNNNNNNNNNNNNNNNNNNNNNNNNNNNNNNNNNNNNNNNNNNNNNNNNNNNNNNNNNNNNNNNNNNNNNNNNNNNNNNNNNNNNNNNNNNNNNNNNNNNNNNNNNNNNNNNNNNNNNNNNNNNNNNNNNNNNNNNNNNNNNNNNNNNNNNNNNNNNNNNNNNNNNNNNNNNNNNNNNNNNNNNNNNNNNNNNNNNNNNNNNNNNNNNNNNNNNNNNNNNNNNNNNNNNNNNNNNNNNNNNNNNNNNNNNNNNNNNNNNNNNNNNNNNNNNNNNNNNNNNNNNNNNNNNNNNNNNNNNNNNNNNNNNNNNNNNNNNNNNNNNNNNNNNNNNNNNNNNNNNNNNNNNNNNNNNNNNNNNNNNNGGGAACAGCACGGCCATCCAGGAGCTCTTCAAGAGGATCTCGGAGCAGTTCACGGCCATGTTCCGGCGCAAGGCCTTCTTGCACTGGTACACGGGCGAGGGCATGGATGAGATGGAGTTCACGGAGGCGGAGAGCAACATGAACGACCTGGTCTCAGAGTACCAGCAATACCAGGATGCCACTGCTGATGAGCAGGGTGAAtttgaagaggaaggagaggaagatgaGGCTTAAGTTCCCTTTTGTCAGAAGAACTTCTCTAAAGCTGGCATGTGTATGGAATGACTTTTGATAGTAGTGGTAAAGCATGTTCTTTAGATGCTGTGTACCCAATTATCCTCTTTGCACTTGTAACTTTGACAGATTTTATCAATGTAACAGTTCTGAATCCCAAGTAATTACAATGTTTTTTTGTCCTTTATAATGTTAAGAGCACATAAAGGCATGCATTCTagattgttttctgtctttcctaaCTCCTGCACTGGGCCAAGAACAGCTATTATTTGCCCCACTGGCTGAATAAGTTTAAAGGCATGTTAAGTATATTCTGATCCACAGAGGCTTACATATTGTTAATATGGATTCTTCTCATGCAgatatctttgcttttttcttgcagGACTCATGCCTaacttgaattaaaaatgaagttgctAAAGTTATTAAATAGCGCAAGGACAAATACCTATAACTTTACAGTTTACGTCACCGTAAGAAATCTTCTACTTCTCTGTTGAACTCCTCTGCAAAACGGAGGTGTAGA
This genomic interval carries:
- the LOC110393004 gene encoding tubulin beta-4B chain-like — its product is MREIVHIQAGQCGNQIGAKFWEVISDEHGIDPTGSYHGDSDLQLERINVYYNEATGNKYVPRAILVDLEPGTMDSVRSGPFGQIFRAARRAGGDGAGIAFLHWYTGEGMDEMEFTEAESNMNDLVSEYQQYQDATADEQGEFEEEGEEDEA
- the LOC110393950 gene encoding tubulin beta-4B chain; translation: MREIVHIQAGQCGNQIGAKFWEVISDEHGIDPTGSYHGDSDLQLERINVYYNEAAGNKYVPRAILVDLEPGTMDSVRSGPFGQIF